The stretch of DNA tttcgtaggaattgacacttgtttctgagagaaaatcgagttcgttttactttgattttctctttctcaaaggtatgtaggaaaaatatagtttgatatgcctaaagtacagggtattagtaatacaaaatagccaggtttagcagagtaaaattctcaacatttccaaataagagctcgccattcagtgcttcacggggtttttcggaaacgaccatcagaaaaaaaatcattactaatttaataagtcctttttctaatatttacaacgacatttataaagataagaagacgcttttactggaacaagtactcattgtttctaataatgagcgcaaagtcctgaatttcgtcgactagtatcatcaattttgcattatttcgacttttcttgtaagagcgctcttaagatcacccatggtataaaatgaaagtgactttcatatttaattttaactgcaaacgagcgtacgatgaactctagttcataaaaaaataacagaagcccattgtaacttttatttgttcgctgagggcatattgaaaaccgtttaaaaatatgatccgaaaaatcacttggccaaaaattcaaataatgttcgacatacaattttcaaattgccagtaattcttaaatacaaatgacaaccaaatggaatataccttaaaagttttataaagagttacatttttataaattatatgcctgtttctattatgttatttctaagtgtcccattcccgaatatttcagtgcgaccctcgtacTGTAAGTAGCTACCTTTCTTTTGTAACGCCAGGGTCGGATTAAGCCGCTTATGACATACCTAGTGGCTTAGTAACTATTATTCTCTGAATTATTCAACTGAACCGTTTCCGCTGTTTTATTAACTAACGAATATGTTGGTTTTGCAGAACATGCGTAGACTGCGAACTCCAGAGAAGCACGGGGCGTCCACGCTGCCTCGGGCGTCTTCACTGGCGGCTCTAATGAGCTCTAAGCAGGAAGAGGAAACTACGGTCAGTTCGATAATGGGAAATAATTACTTACCTGGGTTGTCAGTTGCAAAAATAAGTACTTTATGTTAAGCTGAcgcatttaaaaataaaataaccggGCACTGGATCTCTTTTCATAGATAgagtcataaaaaaatatgactaACAATGTCgacctatttaatattttatcgtgTCATTTAGtcatgtaggtaggtaaattgACCCCGAGATTTGATAGATACTAAACGTAATCGCAGGTCAATCTAAATTAGTTAGCTTgagccatcatcatcattacatTACCCACCTCTAGGTACTCCTTTCGCACGAAAGTAGGTAATTTTagtaagtatacctacctacctatacttactATGCTTGATTGTTCTAGGATTCTGAAGAATCTGAAGAAGGAACGTCCTCGGAAGAAACCGAGTCGCGTTAATTTGTCTGGCTGGATCACTTTTACGTAAGGCTAagtaatatacttacctacttactaataTAAAAACGTATCTTATATAGACAGGTATTTTTACATAAgtagttataatattttatatggttaagaaactaataaaatatttttttgtgtaggTGTCTTGTTTCTTTTATGAGTTTTTCTATTCATTTCACCTGCCCCAATAATCAAtatctgtaatcaaatcttgcgaGATATTTCACATCCCGTTTTccaattgagctgaaatttggcatacctacctacaacgtAACTCAGGTAACAATTatagtatgtacctacgtatGATTCATCTGATCTAATAATAATGGAAGGGAAGGGAAGCCATAAGAGTTCTTTGATAAAATCACGAAACCTCATCATTGACTTAGAATGTTAAAATAGGCCTTTCGGTAACAACAAGTACCCACAGTCGGTCATTAATAACCTGCATCAATAACTCTCGTTGAAAACTCCCTAGTCTCCCTACTCCATAACATccattttatgccaaaaatgccttacatcattttggCAAAGAGCTGATACTCCTCAAACTGCTGGATCGGTAGAAATCACAGGTAGAAATCAACccccgtagcacggtcgcgtttttatcgcttgtcaccatgcctgtcacgttctaacaagtatgtaagtgagaaagggacgcgcatagtgataggcgataaaaattgaaccgtgctgagcccacAAACATATTTCTATCAAACATAGgtaagaaccaccgcaaggaaactctATCACGTAAAAAGCACCGCATCGAAAACGGTATATtcgttggagagctacgatgccacagacagacattgcCGTCAAAcatatagtctgtgcggaagaagagtcatggaatgtattgggcctcatacattccacgattcttctctttccgcacagactctaatacccctctttttgcgtcgggggtcAAAAATAAAAGCTTCCaagtcaaatatttttatttgacaaaaACCAACCAGTTTCCATCAAACTTCAAAGTCTGGCACACCGCGTTCAGGCAGCGCTATCAGTTTTtactgtttttagttttaacgagTTGACGTGTTTGGCggcgtacaaacagcaacactctttaaCAGTCCATCGATGGACTTTAtgccctttgtaataaggtttacgaactacacagtgtgggcgatggtttATGTACTAAAGAATGCGTGAACAGTTGTTCCAAGATATAACACAGTCGGAATCGGTTAAATTTTACAACTGAGCAAATATCAAAATGGCTTGAAAACTGTcataacagttttaatcttttCTGCCTAGACAGTAAGGTCGAAATTTTAACTGATCATTTTGAATCAAAGCACATTTCTGAGAATTATTTGTCTAGATTTGGCCAGACATTTTTGTCTAGTCTTAGTCCATACCTGCTTCCTTTTTGCAACTATAAATTTACtgaaaattgtaaaataaaaagctATACCTAATTAAGTGGCATCCTTATTATCCTTGTTATCAGTCAGAAATTTCTCAATTTTTATCCTTTACTTAATGTATGTATCCAAGTTTTTTGATGCCTTTGTGTTGTTTCTGTTTCTACCATTTTGTTGCATGACCAACTGACATTGGTGCCATGGTGTATTGATTACAAGTCTTCTTGCGCCAGTCAGTGGCTGGCACTGTGATAATCAATATGCACCCTCCAAACCCAAACTAAATAAGTATGAATCTGATGAATAAAACAAATCAGTATGTACTTTGGACTaagtgtaatttataaaatagggctacaaattaaataatttagaaaTGAGTTATATCTAAAAACATGTGCTTATTTTCAAAATGGTACATCAAAACTAGCACATTAAGTATGTGATATAAATGCTAATTCCTATATTACAAAATCAAGTTTCTTAAAATTACAAGGTATAGGTACATTGCTTTTATTAGTGAGGTTATCAATAGCAATTGGTGTTTTTATtgcctaacaataattacttagcCTAATGGGTAACACTCTTTTATGTTATCTTCTGTGGTGATGTGGTTAGTGATCATGCAGTTTTTATTATATAACatgtaaaatatacaaaacttgGCAAGTCTGAAGtaactatttttaattatatttttataaaccaCCAAAAATCTTCAAATGACACAAATTTCACAACATTGAATCAAAGATATTTATGATTACAGACCTTAATTGTTTATAATAATTTGAACTGCATTTTAAGTCTAAATATGTTTGATATTGCAAACTAACTAGCAAGTACCTTAAGGTTACCCTAACATTGTGCATGAAGCTCCTATTTTTCATTCTCAACTCCGGCTTGAGTCATCAGGTCCGTGATATTCTTCTCAAGCTCGTCGACTCGTGTCCCCATCTCATCTATTCTGTTTATAATCTGGTCTGACATGCTTTGGAACTTATCTTGCATATTTTGGAGCAGTGATTGTACCTGTAAGAAACCATTTGAAATCCTTTAAATTCGCTAATGTTCACCATTTACAAGTTTCAAGAAATGAATGTCATAATCCTATAATGtccaatattattttaaattatggtATATTTATAAAGAGAATAGATAAAAGCAAACTTACAATACTTACATACTGTGTTACTTCCTGCATGTTTTTGGGATCATTTGCAGGAGTTGAATAGTTACTCTCTACGTCATTGGTAGGAGGTTCTATGTTCGAGTCTGCCATGATTTTAAATTGCAGTTGCTTATAAGAATTCGTCGAGCAACTAACCGCTGCTCAATCTCAAGTGAAAACGCAAAACAAATCGTCTTGTATTCGTACaatgaatgaaatgtaaatgacgtttgttttttttttcatcatacATACCATAGATTCAAtatatagagatcccgtctcagcgagctgtcactgttgccacttttgtttagtgtacgattaacaatgaggcccaccttgctgtagccatgtcgataaagtcatatcgataaactatcgacatttcttgcaattttaattttacttcaaaggtttaacgatacctaaaattcaattttatagtcacgccccagcagagaaccaagggaaagttcagatatttaattaaaatacataaatacctactaaaataggtgtttcgcaataattgaattattttattatattataatatattcattatccattagcatttcaattatgtttatgtttaacgaagatattgaagcttcaattaatcgctattgcgttccgctgtgtagcgtttatcgatatataacatgatttaaatcgacttttcacatccctaaaagcacacatatacgcttttacgcacacatacacagcctgggcgcatcaaaaaaggcaacacttgatttgaagtccatcttgtcaacagtatggttgtccttttttgacaaacggcatttttaaaagagcgaggagagagaaatgatactagttgctgcgccgtgaaagagaacagaaaacgttgggcccttgataGATACAGTAGAGTATCCCGTTCAGAGATATTGCAGGACCAAA from Cydia splendana chromosome 5, ilCydSple1.2, whole genome shotgun sequence encodes:
- the LOC134791084 gene encoding heat shock factor-binding protein 1, which produces MADSNIEPPTNDVESNYSTPANDPKNMQEVTQYVQSLLQNMQDKFQSMSDQIINRIDEMGTRVDELEKNITDLMTQAGVENEK